One genomic segment of Alosa sapidissima isolate fAloSap1 chromosome 13, fAloSap1.pri, whole genome shotgun sequence includes these proteins:
- the fpgs gene encoding folylpolyglutamate synthase, mitochondrial, whose translation MVRFSRVFRQYSLFTALQLQRNWLNFIQGSFRHSSTKAAPRFTRMEYQDAVCTLNTLQTNASVLEQVRRERGPPQHQLHAMKGFLQRAGLTVEELDDLNIIHVTGTKGKGSTCAFTEQILRSYGFRTGFYSSPHLVQVRERIRINGQPISKELFTKYFWQVYGRLDETKDCHGGTMPAYFRFLTILAFHIFLQEKVDLAVIEVGIGGAYDCTNVIRQPWVCGISSLGIDHTSILGDTIEKIAWQKGGIFKPGVPAFTVKQQEGPLTVLQQRAEEIGCSLSVCPDLTEYPVDEGVLHLGLAGQHQLINASLALQLSHSWLQHRCLSDKHLPFASVFGGVTQAKGFKPSPVMLKGLADTEWPGRTQTLRRGPITYFLDGAHTTGSMLACARWFNEAAAQRERMAGGPVVRVLLFNATGERDSAAMLKLLVPYHFDFAVFCPNITETIATCNADQQNFNVSVENMLTRCLDNQQSWRLLTGQRQKQPGDELLISACSLPLVAERQSDSLVFPCILSALQWITQGRDSILADPGKRVIPVKPSIAAKASSLRDATEIHVLIAGSLHLVGGALKHLDPVSAS comes from the exons ATGGTACGCTTCTCCCGCGTGTTTAGACAGTATTCTTTATTCACCGCCTTACAACTTCAGCGAAACTGGCTGAACTTCATTCAAGGATCTTTTAGGCACTCCAGCACGAAAGCTGCTCCTCGTTTTACAAGAATGGAGTATCAG GATGCGGTATGCACACTCAACACCCTGCAGACCAATGCCAGTGTTCTGGAGCAGGTGCGCCGGGAGCGAGGACCCCCACAGCACCAGCTCCACGCCATGAAGGGCTTTCTGCAGCGAGCAGGCCTCACG GTTGAAGAATTGGACGATTTAAATATTATTCACGTCACTGGAACAAAGGGCAAA GGATCAACATGTGCTTTCACCGAGCAGATTCTTAGAAGTTACGGGTTTCGTACTGGATTTTACAG TTCACCTCATTTGGTACAAGTCAGGGAGAGAATCCGGATAAACGGCCAACCTATCAGCAAGGAGCTCTTCACAAAATACTTCTGGCAGGTCTATGGCCGACTGGACGAAACAAAG GACTGCCATGGGGGAACGATGCCGGCTTACTTCCGTTTTCTAACAATCTTGGCCTTCCACATCTTTCTTCAAGAGAAG GTGGATTTGGCAGTTATTGAAGTTGGGATAGGTGGAGCGTATGACTGCACAAACGTCATTAG ACAACCATGGGTGTGTGGAATATCTTCCCTCGGAATAGACCACACAAGTATCCTCGGAGACACTATAGAGAAGATAGCCTGGCAGAAAGGAGGCATTTTTAAG CCAGGAGTTCCAGCATTCACAGTGAAGCAACAGGAGGGGCCCCTGACTGTTCTCCAGCAGCGAGCAGAAGAAATAGGC tgttctctgtctgtttgtcctgACCTGACTGAGTATCCTGTAGATGAGGGCGTCCTGCATCTTGGTTTGGCCGGACAGCACCAGCTCATCAATGCCAGCCTGGCCCTGCAGCTCAGCCACAGCTGGCTACAACATCGTTGCctatctg ATAAGCACCTCCCGTTTGCGTCCGTGTTCGGTGGTGTGACCCAGGCCAAAGGGTTCAAGCCCAGCCCAGTCATGCTGAAAG GTCTGGCAGACACAGAATGGCCTGGCCGAACGCAGACCCTGAGGCGTGGGCCCATCACCTACTTCCTGGACGGAGCACACACCACGGGTAGCATGCTGGCCTGTGCCCGCTGGTTCAACGAGGCTGCTGCCCAGCGCGAGCGGATGGCTGG AGGTCCAGTGGTGAGAGTGCTGCTGTTTAACGCCACAGGAGAGAGGGACTCTGCTGCCATGCTCAAGCTGCTTGTG ccATACCACTTTGACTTTGCTGTGTTCTGCCCCAATATCACAGAGACCATTGCTACGTGTAATGCAG ACCAACAAAACTTCAACGTCTCCGTGGAGAACATGCTGACCCGTTGCCTGGACAACCAGCAGAGCTGGAGGCTGCTGACCGGCCAGCGGCAGAAGCAGCCGGGGGATGAGCTCCTGATCTCGGCGTGCAGCCTCCCCCTGGTCGCGGAGCGCCAGAGCGACTCGCTGGTTTTCCCCTGCATCCTCAGCGCCCTCCAGTGGATCACACAGGGCAGAGACTCCATACTGGCTGATCCGGGCAAGCGGGTCATCCCAGTCAAGCCAAGTATCGCCGCAAAGGCCTCATCGCTCCGCGATGCCACCGAGATCCACGTCCTCATCGCCGGAAGCCTGCATTTAGTCGGCGGAGCCCTCAAACACTTGGACCCTGTGTCTGCCTCTTAA
- the cdk9 gene encoding cyclin-dependent kinase 9, translating into MQREKTGNSGAGDKPERDVAIMSKYYDGVEFPFCDEFSKYEKLAKIGQGTFGEVFKAKHRQTGKKVALKKVLMENEKEGFPITALREIKILQLLKHENVVNLIEICRTKATQFNRYKGSIYLVFDFCEHDLAGLLSNANVKFTLAEIKKVMQMLLNGLYYIHRNKILHRDMKAANVLITRDGVLKLADFGLARAFSLAKNSQGNRYTNRVVTLWYRPPELLLGERDYGPPIDLWGAGCIMAEMWTRSPIMQGNTEQHQLTLISQLCGSITPEVWPGVDKKYELYQKMELPKGQKRKVKDRLKFYVKDPYALDLIDKLLVLDPNQRVDSDDALNHDFFWSDPMPSDLKNMLSTHNTSMFEYLAPPRRRSHMPQQPANQNRNPTTTSQTEFDRVF; encoded by the exons ATGCAGCGAGAGAAAACCGGAAACTCCGGCGCCGGCGATAA GCCCGAGCGGGATGTCGCCATCATGTCCAAATACTACGATGGGGTCGAATTTCCCTTCTGTGACGAGTTTTCAAAATATGAAAAGCTCGCAAAGATCGGTCAGGGCACGTTTGG GGAGGTGTTCAAagccaaacacagacagactggaAAAAAGGTGGCCTTGAAAAAAGTGCTCATGGAGAATGAAAAAGAAGGG TTCCCCATCACTGCTCTTCGAGAAATCAAGATCCTACAGCTTCTTAAACACGAGAATGTGGTGAACTTGATTGAAATCTGCCGAACAAAAG CCACTCAGTTCAACCGATACAAGGGCAGCATCTACTTGGTGTTTGACTTCTGTGAGCATGACCTGGCCGGCTTGCTCAGCAACGCTAACGTGAAGTTTACCCTCGCCGAGATCAAGAAAGTCATGCAGATGTTGCTGAATGGACTTTACTACATCCACAGAAACAAG ATCCTGCACCGGGACATGAAGGCGGCCAATGTGCTCATCACACGAGACGGTGTCCTTAAGCTGGCAGATTTTGGCCTGGCCAGAGCCTTCAGCTTAGCCAAGAACAGCCAGGGCAACCGCTATACCAACCGAGTGGTCACCCTGTGGTACCGGCCGCCTGAGCTACTTTTGG GGGAGCGAGACTACGGCCCCCCCATTGACCTGTGGGGTGCTGGGTGCATCATGGCGGAGATGTGGACCAGGAGCCCCATAATGCAGGGCAACACGGAGCAGCACCAGCTCACGCTCATAAGCCAGCTGTGCGGATCCATCACGCCAGAG GTCTGGCCAGGTGTGGATAAGAAATATGAACTGTATCAGAAGATGGAACTGCCCAAGGGACAGAAGAGGAAGGTGAAGGACCGACTGAAGTTCTACGTCAAAGACCCCTATGCCCTGGATCTCATAGACAAACTCCTCGTCCTCGACCCCAATCAGCGAGTAGACAGTGATGACGCCCTCAATCACGACTTCTTCTGGTCTGACCCCATGCCTTCTGACCTCAAGAACATGCTCTCTACGCACAACACGTCCATGTTTGAGTACCTGGCCCCGCCCCGGAGAAGAAGCCATATGCCCCAGCAGCCGGCCAATCAAAACAGGAATCCCACGACTACAAGTCAGACAGAGTTTGATCGGGTCTTCTGA